In Ornithinibacter aureus, the genomic stretch GTCCGGGCCGACCTTGGCCGGCGCGACAGCGTGCCCAGCCCGGCTCAGGGCAGCCATGATCCCGACGGCGATCGTGGTCTTGCCCTGACCCGACGCAGGTGCCGCGATGACGACCCGGGGCAGGGGGGTCGGTGTCACCACTCGATGCCCTTCTGGCCCTTCTGGCCCTTGTCGAACGGGTGGGCGATCTTGGTCATCTCGGTGGCGACGTCCGCGATCTCGAGGAGGCGGGGGTGTGGATCGCGGCCGGTGATGACCACGTGCTGGTAGCCGGGGGCGGTCGGTCAGGGAGTCGACGACGTCGTCGATGTCGAGCCAACCCCACGTGAGCAGGTAGGTGAACTCGTCGAGGACATAGAGGGTGTGGGTCTCGTCGGCGAGGCGACGCTTGATCTCTTCCCAGCCCTCACGGGCGGCCTCGGCATGGTCCTCCTCGGTTGCCGGCCTTGCGTGACCACGACCAGCCCGAGCCCATCTTGTGCCACTCGATCGGGCCGCCCTGGCCGGTGCTGGCGGTTCACGTCGTCGAGAGCAGCCAGCGCTGCCTGCTCACCGATGCGCCACTTGGCCGACTTCACGAACTGGAACACGCCGATCGACCACCCCTGGTTCCAGCCGCGCAGGGCCAGGCCGAAGGCCGCCGTCGACTTCCCCTTCCCGGCGCCACCGTGGACGATGACGAGCGGACTGTTGCGGCGCTGTCGGGTGGTGAGGCCGTCCGCAGCCTGCACCGGTGTCACTCCCTTGGCCATCAGGCGGCCCTCCTGTCATTGATGAGCGCCACGAGGTGATCGGCGGCGATGTCTTCGAGGGGCACGTGCTCTGCGCCCATCCGGTCGGCGAGGTCCCTGGCCAGACCCATCCGGAAGCGGCCGGACTCGCAGTCGATCACGACGCTGTCGACGGCGACGTGCCCCCACTGGTCGGCGATGCGCTGTGCTCTGCCCAACGCATCGACGCCCGCCGTGGCGCGTCCGTCGGTGACGAGCACGAGCAGCGCCCGTCGACGTGGGTCCCTGATGCGCTCCAGCCCAAGGGTCTTCGCGGCCGTGGCGAGACCCTCGGCCAGGGGCGTGCGCCCGCCGTGGGGGAGTTCGGCCAGGCAGGCGGCGGCCGCCTCGACCGAGGAGGTCGGCGGCAACGCGAGGTCGGCACCGGTGCCTCGGAAGGTCACCAGGCCCACGCGATCGCGTCGCTGGTAGGCGTCCATGAGCAGCGACAGGACGGCCGTCTTGACCTCGGCCATCCGAGACCGGGCAGCCATCGACCCGGAGGCGTCGACGAGCAGCAGCACGAGGTTGGACTCCTTGCCCTGGGTGATCGCCGAGCGGAGGTCGCTCGCCCGGATCTCCAGTCGGCTCGTCCCGGTCGTCCCGGTCGTCCCGGTCGTCCCGGTCGTCCGGTGGCGCGGGCGCCTCGCTCTCGGGCAGCGGCCGTGATGGTGGCGGTCAGATGGACCCGGCCCGTGCGCTCGCGGCTCGATCCGACCGTCCTGCCCCAGGTCGTGATCGCCCGGCTGCGTTTGCCGGCCGCTCCCGACCCCGTGCCCCGCACACTGAGGCGACGAATGCGGTACGGCTCGTGTGCTGCCGCCACGCCCTGGACGGGCGCCGGCGGGTCGGTCTCGGAGACCTCTCCGCCGCTCTCCGTGTCGGTGGGGTCCGGCGGTGTGCAGTCGGAGCGCTGATCGCGGGCGTCCTGCGCTCCCTCGTCGCAGTCCTGCGCCGACGGCGTCGTCATGGGGTCGCCCGAGTCGTCGTCCGCGGTGTCCGTCTCGTCGGAAGGCTCCTTCGGGCGCTCGGGCCGGTCCGGCTCGTCGGGCAGGTGAGGGTCTTCATCCTGAGGGTCCTGGGGGTCCTCCGGAGGCGGCGGCTCGTCGTCGCCGAGCAGGCGATCGAGCAGGTCCTCGTCCAGTCCCGGCGCGTCGAAGGGTGCACGCCGACGTCGGTGGGGGAGAGCGAGTTTGGCGGCGGTGCGGATGTCCTCCCGGGTGACGTCGGTGCGCCCCTCCCACGCCGCGTGGGCCACCGCAGCCCTCGCGGTCACGATGTCGGCACGCATCCCGTCGACCTCGAAGCCGGCGCAGACCGTGGCGATCTTGTCCAGCGCCCAGTCACTCAGACGCACGCGACGCAGGGCCTCCTGGGCGGACGCGATCCGGGCGGCCACATCGGCCTGCGCCACGGCATACGAGGTCTGGAAGGCGACCGGATCCTCATCGAAGGCGAGCCGCCGACGGACCACGTCCGCACGCTGCGCTGGGTCGCGGCTGGCCTTCACCTCGACGGTCAGGCCGAAGCGGTCGAGCAACTGCGGGCGAAGCTCGCCCTCCTCCGGGTTCATGGTGCCGATCAGGACGATGCGGGCAGGGTGGGACACCGACACCCCGTCGCGCTCGACGGTGTTGCGGCCCATGGCAGCGGCGTCGAGGAGCAGGTCGACGAGATGGTCGTGCAGGAGGTTGACCTCGTCGACATAGAGCAGACCACGGTGCGCCTGGGCGAGCAGCCCCGGCTCGAAAGCCGTTTCACCGTGACCGAGGGCCTTGCTGAGGTCGAGGGAGCCGATGACGCGATCCTCGGTGGCACCCACCGGGAGTTCGACCAGACGAGCTGGGCGGGTCGTCGATGCGGCGTCGGTGTGTGGCCCGTCGGGGCAGTCGGCGGCGGGCGACCGTGGGTCGCAGCCGAAGCGACATCCGTGGACGACCGCCTGGCGGGGCAGGATCTCGGCCAGAGCGCGCACCATCGTGGACTTCGCGGTGCCCTTCTCGCCGCGCACGAGCACGCCGCCGACCTCGGGGGAGACCGTGGTGAGGACGAGGGCGAGGGCCATCTCGTCGGCACCGACGATGGCGGCGAAGGGGTAGTTGGACACGGCGCTCCTCCTGGTGAGTGACCACGCTCACCGGCCGATTCGGCCGCCTCGGGGTCCCGGGGCGGCGTGACGCAGGAGGACGTCCTGGCTTCCGGTCTCCACGTCACGCGGCGAGCGGTCACAGTGGCGGGACCGCTCCGGAGTTGCACCGGTATTCCTCGCCCTGCGTCGCCCCGCATCCTCCCACATCGCCCACCCCGGGTCCGGCGAGGTCGATGTCTCATCGCACGTAGGCTGTCGCGCGTGATCGAGGTCGTGGGCATCGAGGATGCGGGCTGGGCG encodes the following:
- a CDS encoding VWA domain-containing protein, with protein sequence MAEVKTAVLSLLMDAYQRRDRVGLVTFRGTGADLALPPTSSVEAAAACLAELPHGGRTPLAEGLATAAKTLGLERIRDPRRRALLVLVTDGRATAGVDALGRAQRIADQWGHVAVDSVVIDCESGRFRMGLARDLADRMGAEHVPLEDIAADHLVALINDRRAA
- a CDS encoding ATP-binding protein; amino-acid sequence: MSNYPFAAIVGADEMALALVLTTVSPEVGGVLVRGEKGTAKSTMVRALAEILPRQAVVHGCRFGCDPRSPAADCPDGPHTDAASTTRPARLVELPVGATEDRVIGSLDLSKALGHGETAFEPGLLAQAHRGLLYVDEVNLLHDHLVDLLLDAAAMGRNTVERDGVSVSHPARIVLIGTMNPEEGELRPQLLDRFGLTVEVKASRDPAQRADVVRRRLAFDEDPVAFQTSYAVAQADVAARIASAQEALRRVRLSDWALDKIATVCAGFEVDGMRADIVTARAAVAHAAWEGRTDVTREDIRTAAKLALPHRRRRAPFDAPGLDEDLLDRLLGDDEPPPPEDPQDPQDEDPHLPDEPDRPERPKEPSDETDTADDDSGDPMTTPSAQDCDEGAQDARDQRSDCTPPDPTDTESGGEVSETDPPAPVQGVAAAHEPYRIRRLSVRGTGSGAAGKRSRAITTWGRTVGSSRERTGRVHLTATITAAARERGARATGRPGRPGRPGRPGRADWRSGRATSARRSPRARSPTSCCCSSTPPGRWLPGLGWPRSRRPSCRCSWTPTSDAIAWAW